A region of the Emys orbicularis isolate rEmyOrb1 chromosome 6, rEmyOrb1.hap1, whole genome shotgun sequence genome:
ACCGTGATGAGGATGCAGTGCAGGTCGCGGGGCTCCCCCGACTCCTCGCTGGGCCCCACGATGTCGGCCAGCTTGGGGATGTCGTGCAGGCGGACGATGTCGATGTCGTTGTCGCAGCAGAAGGCCTGGATGAGGGTGAAGTGGATCTGCAGGGCGATGTCCCCCTCGTCCTCCTCGGCCGCGGCCAGCACGCAGAACGCCACCTTGTCGGGATCGCTGCGGGGCAGAGCGGCCGTTAGACGCGGCGCCACAGGGCCCGGGGACCCCGCGCCGGCCACGGGCAGGGGACTACAACCCCCAGCAGCCTCCGCCgccacccgcccctcccccgctcGCTCGGATACTCACACGTTCATCAGCTTGGCCGACTCGTAGACCCCGGCGGTCAGGCCGCCGCGCCGCTGCGCCGACACCAGCAGCTCGTGGAGGGCTTTGCCGGCGCCCTGCATCCTGCAACACAGAGCGGGGAAGCGGCTCAGTCCCAGTCCCGGGCCCAGCGCGAGACCCCCCTGCCCCGAGACCCCCGGGTAGCTGTTCCCGTGCACGCGCCGCCCGCCCCGCGCCccggcagcagcagccccttgctcAGCAGCGCCCGCAGCGCTCTCCGGCGGATAGGTACCTGTCGCTGCTCTCGGGCACTGGCTCCTGTCCGTGAATCTCCTCCAGAGTCATGTCGCTTCTCACAGCCTGTATCCGTATCCACACGGGGTGGCTCAGCGTTTAGATCCCACGAGCCGGTTCTCCCACTGGCTCTGCCCTGGTCCTGGCGACTGTGAAGTAGAAACTGGCGGCAGCTGCCGTATTTATGGGCAGCCTGGCTGCTGTTCCGGCAGCTGGCGGAGTCtttgcagccctcattggccagCCTAAGGGAGTATTATTATGATAATCAGGGGGTAGGCTGGGCCGGCTCGTGCCAGGAGGCCAcgtggggggttggagggggggaTTAGATTGCCTCGAGTCTGCTAGTGCTGCTGCTTTTGTTATGGTGTTGCCAGGCAGACACTgcagatgtaatttttttttaaacaaaaaaaatcataaattacgTTGCGTTGTCTGGTGCTATTGCTACCTGTGAACGTCGTCTTAATAAAAATGATGCAAAATGCACTAAAAATATTGCATTAGGGGAACATAAAGGCAATGCAACTCTTACTGGTTTATTTAGAGTGCAATAAAAGTAAGTAGGGCAGACTCGCAATAAAAATTAAAGGGTGAGGAGAGTGTTTTACATTACAATCTACATTTACACGTGGATCATTGCATATTGCACTCCCTAATTTTGCATGCTTTGGATTCCTTTCCCAGCAAACTAGTTATTTTTGCTTGGCAGACTTACTACCAATGTAGGTTGCTGCAGAAATGTTCTTGCAAACTTTACCAAAATGAGGACACTAGCCCTGCATGAATAATGAGGCGGTGTGAGGAGCAGATTGTGGATGGCACACGCTGctattttgcatttctatagaaAGCGCACAATAGTGGAGGTCTGGCGTGTGGCAGTTTGGAGTTCAGACAATTGATTCTTTTTCTTCATAGCAACACTGTCCACCTGccactggggtggggatttgctgctggggtggagggcaagaGAGGACAATTGCATTACGCTCTTATATCGTCCAATCTGCTATTGCAGATGAATGTCTCCATTTGCACACGCTTCTAGAGTGCAATTGAATGTTAGGCCTTTTGAGCACGCGATCATCTCCTAGTTAAATACtttattattgttctttgttttaaTCCTTCATACACAATTAATACATTTCAGAACATTACACATGCAAGTTTGGCCAAGAAGTAACCAGCATTTCAATGCAAATTTGGAATGATGATTTATAGCCTGctttgtgattaatttttaaaaaacaattcacTAGACATGTATCTATTTCCTCTATTTTCACAAGTGTAACTGTGCAATAGTTTTAGTGGAAACTAAAAAGTTGACACAGTTTGTAGCATATTGTGAACTCATTGCATATTCAACGCACTCACTTGCCCTGAAAACTAACAAGAGTTTCACCTGTCATTTTACTAAGTATCCAAATCAGCGTACTTCATGCATTATAACCAATTTCTCCTGAAATCCTTGTTGCCTTCTTTCACTTTAAAAACACTGTAATCTTGATTAGTAGCGCTATCTGCTGGATGTTCAAACAGCTGCTGCTAAAATGTATCCTCTTCTCTCGCCCTGCCCTAGTTACAAGTTACTGTGCAGAAACACTAGAAGGATTTGCTGGAAAAAAGAGCCAATACATGCAAACCAAAAAAGGGACATGTATTAAGCAGTGATCCATGTACAAATTGTCCAAAAGTCTGACGTTTAATTCCCTGTACTTATTCTAGAGTACAGAAACTGCTGCATCTGTACA
Encoded here:
- the GADD45G gene encoding growth arrest and DNA damage-inducible protein GADD45 gamma, with amino-acid sequence MTLEEIHGQEPVPESSDRMQGAGKALHELLVSAQRRGGLTAGVYESAKLMNVDPDKVAFCVLAAAEEDEGDIALQIHFTLIQAFCCDNDIDIVRLHDIPKLADIVGPSEESGEPRDLHCILITNPNEDAWKDPSLEKLNLFCEESRNVNDWVPTITLPE